In Formosa haliotis, the sequence ATTTAGAAGAAGCAATCCACAGAATTAAAACGCAAAACTAATACGAATGAAGAATATAGTAGTCGTAGGTATTGGTTTAATAGGAGGGAGTATGGTAAAGGACCTTAAAAAGGCTCATCCAGAAACTAAAATTATTGGTGTCGATAAAAATAAAGATCATTTAAACGAAGCTTTGGTTAGAGGTTTAATAGATGAAAAAGGGAATATAGATGTAGTTAAAAATGCAGATTTAGTGATTTTGTCTATCCCGGTTGATGCGTCTGTAAACTTACTTCCAGAAATTTTAGATTTAGTACAAGACGATGCATTGGTTATAGATGTGGGTTCAACAAAGCTAGATATTTGTAATGCCGTAGAGCATCATAAAAACAGACGAAATTATTTGGCATGTCATCCTATTGCAGGTACAGAATTTTCTGGTCCGCAAGCCGCAATTTTCGATTTGTTTAGACAGAAAACGAATATTATTTGCGAAGTTGAAAAAACAGCATTTAAATTACAAGAACGCGCTTTAAAAGTGTTTTCAGATTTAGGAATGCGTATTCGATATATGAATCCAGAATCACACGATAAACATATTGCTTATGTGTCGCATTTATCGCATATTAGTTCGTTTATGTTAGGAAAAACGGTAATAGATAAAGAGCGTAACGAACGTGATATTTTCGATATGGCAGGCAGTGGTTTTGCATCGACAGTGCGTTTAGCAAAAAGTTCACCAAATATGTGGACCCCAATTTTTAAGCAGAACAAAACTAACGTAATAGAAACTTTAGAAGAATATATAAACAACCTTAATCAATTTAAAATTTTATTAGAACAAGATGACTTTGAGGCTATTTTTAATGAGATGAAAAACACAAACCGCATTAAAGATATTTTAAAAGGAATTGCATAAACAGTGATATTATTATGGAGAACAAGAAAGAATTAAGAACCTGGTTAGACGATTTAAAATTAGATCACCCTCTAGTAATTGCAGGGCCATGTAGCGCAGAAACAGAAGAGCAAGTATTAAAAATTGCACATGAGTTAAAAGATACTGATGTAAGTTACTTTAGAGCAGGGATTTGGAAACCAAGAACAAGACCAGGAATGTTTGAAGGCGTTGGTGCTTTAGGATTAAAATGGTTACAACGTGTAAAAGCTGAAACAGGAATGAAAACTGCTACAGAAGTTGCTAACGCAGCACACGTTAAGTTAGCTTTAGAGCATGATGTAGATTTATTATGGATTGGTGCACGTTCTACTGTAAGTCCGTTTATTGTTCAAGAAATTGCAGACGCTTTAAAAGGTACAGATAAAATTGTATTGGTAAAAAACCCTGTAAACCCAGATTTAGCACTTTGGCTAGGAGGTATCGAGCGTTTAGCTTCGGCAGATATTAAAAACTTAGGAGTTATTCATAGAGGATTTTCTACTTACGAAAAATCGAAGTACAGAAACAATCCAGAATGGCAAATCGCGATTGAATTACAATCTAAATTTCCAGATTTACCAATCATAAACGATCCGTCGCACATTACTGGAAAACGTGATATGATTTTTGATGTGTCGCAAACCGCATTAGATTTAAACTTTGATGGTTTAATGATAGAAACGCATTTCGATCCTGAAAATGCATGGAGTGATGCTGCACAACAAGTAACACCAAAAACATTAGTTCAAATTATGAAGGATCTTAAAATTAGAAAAGAGACAGATCCAGAAGCAGATTACAATACTTCTTTAAATAACTTAAGAGCTAAGATTGACGTTATTGACAATCAAATTATAGATCTTTTAGGAAAACGTATGGTTGTTGCCGATGGTATAGGTACTTTAAAACGTCAGAAAAACGTATCTGTTTTACAAAGCAAGCGTTGGAACGAGATTTTAGGCGCTATGGTTTTAGAAGGGGAAGCTCACGGATTAAGTGAAGAATTTATCTTAAAAATGTTTAAAGCGATTCACCAAGAATCTATAAACCACCAGGAAAAAATAATCAATAAATAAATTGTTTATTCATTGTATTAATAACAAAGGGCACGTAATAGCGGGCCCTTTGTTATTTTGTTTGCTTAGGTCGTTTAAAAATATATCGCGTAACAAAAATACCTTGTCCATCATCTGTTCCGGCATCACTTTCTACGGCACTGGTAACAAATGCTAATTCCCAACCTTCTTCTGTCATCGCATTAATTTTAGAGCTTACAACAGCATCATTCGATGCAATATTTTGAAAACGAATACCTCCAATATTATAAAAGTTTAGAAGCTTTGTTTCTTCAAAATCTTTAATGCGTATATCTCCTCTAGAAGCTTTATTCCTGGTAGCATCATCGTCTGTTTGTTCAGAAGTAAAATCCTTATAATTACGCTCGTCAACAGAAGAAATTAAGCGCGATCTTCCTACGCCATTCGGTACAATAGACTCAACCGAGGTCACGATTTTGTATTCCACTTGTGCAGACATTTCAGCAAAGCAAATAAAGTAAAACAGGCAAATAAATAAAATGCGATTCATGGGTTTAAAATTAAATATTGAGAAAATCTAATATAAATGTTTTTGTACCAATTAAATTATTTTTTAGTCTTCAATTTTTGTGGCATCTTTGTATTTCATGACAGGAACAGTATACAAATCAACAGGAAGCTGGTACACCGTAAAAACGGCCTTAGGTGCCACTTACGAATGCCGTATAAAAGGTAAATTTAGATTAAAAGGCATTAAAAGTACTAATCCTATTGCTGTTGGCGATTTGGTTGATTTTGAAATAGAAACCTTAGATAATGTAACCACAGGAATTATTCATCATATTCACGATCGTAAAAATTATATCGTTCGTAAATCTGTAAACCTGTCTAAGCAAACCCATATTATTGCCTCTAATATCGATCAGGTATTTTTATTAATCACAATTAATAATCCACCCACTTTAACCAGTTTTATTGATAGGTTTTTGGTTACTGCAGAAGCTTATTCCATTAAAACAATCTTACTTTTTAATAAAATAGATGTGTATAACGAAGACACTATTTTAGAAGTTCGCTATTTGGCTTCAATCTATCGTGCCATAGGTTACGAATGTATTGGAATCTCGGCAGAAACAGGGAAAAATGTAGATAAAGTTAAGGCCTTAATGTTAGGAAAGGTAAGTATGTTTGCTGGACATTCTGGAGTCGGTAAATCTACTTTGGTAAATGCTTTAGAACCGTCTTTAGATTTAAAAACAAAAGCCATCTCCGCACAACATATGCAAGGGCAGCACACCACCACCTTTGCCGAAATGTTCGATTTAAGTTTCGATGCAAGAATTATAGACACACCTGGGATTAAAGGTTTTGGTGTTGTAGATATGGAAAAGGAAGAGATTGGCGATTATTTTCCTGAATTTTTTGCTTTAAAACAAGATTGTAAATTCAATAACTGTCTGCATATCGAAGAACCTAAATGCGCTGTTAAAGATGCCTTAGACCGCGATGAAATTGCATTCTCGCGTTACCGCAGTTATGTGCAGATTATTGAAGGAGAAGACGAGCATTACCGAACAGATACTTGGGATAAAGAACGAGATGACCTATAATGAAAGCAGTTATACAACGAGTAGCACAAGCAAGTGTTACTATAGACCATAAAAAAGTAGCCGATATACCTAACGGACTTCTAATTTTATTAGGTATTACTACAGATGATACCCAAGAGGATATTGTATGGCTATCAAAAAAAATTGCTAATCTACGTATTTTTGAAGATGACGAAGGAGTCATGAATACTTCTTTAGTCGATATAGATGGGGAAGCTATTGTGGTAAGTCAGTTTACTTTACAAGCAAGTACAAAAAAAGGAAATAGACCAAGTTATATAAAAGCAGCAAGACCAGAACTTGCAATTCCGTTATACGAATCTTTTGTCTCACAGTTCCAATCAGATCTAGGAAAGCCCGTTCAAACAGGGGAGTTTGGAGCCGATATGAAAGTAGAATTATTAAACGATGGACCAGTAACTATAATTATTGATACTAAAAATAAGGAATAAGTGTTTTTTGGGGTAGGATTTTATGATAAATTATGTTAAATTTATTGTGCCCAAATTTACTAACCTATGTCCCTTAAACCTACGTTAGGTCTATTCTTTCTAGTCCTAACGATTAAGTTAACAGCTCAATCTAATTTTAGAGTTGATCCAGAATTAAAAACGACCTTAGCAAAACATGCCAATGTATTAGTAAACACTAACGATGTAGAGATTCACATTCTTAGTTATAATAAAATGGTGATTAAAACCCATCGCGCAGTTACCATTTATAACGCATCCGGCAGTAATAAAGCCTACACTTACGAAACCTACGATGGGACTACAAAAATAAAAACGTTAGAGGCTACTGTTTATAATGCTGCAGGCGAAAAAGTAAAACGCTATAAAGCAAAAGACTTCAAAGATGCTGCTCGCGCCGATGGTATTTCTATTTATAATGACGACCGCATTAAATATCTAGAGCATCAATCTGTAACATATCCATATACTATAGATTATATTGGATCAAGTCTAAAAGTTGTGGGATTTATATATTACGCATAAATAGATGCTAGTCTAAATAAGAAAAAATCTATATTTCTGACACCTCTAAATTGTGCTCTAAAAGCTTTTATTTTAGCATTGAAAGATTCAGCCGATGCGTTTGTACTTCTGTTATCGAAATAATTTAGTATATTTTTGTAATGAATAGACATGGTTCTTGCTATTGTATTAAAGCTTTTAAACTCCGCTTTTCTTACTTTTTCATCCCATTTCGCTAGTCTAATTAATGCAGATGTTTTATCTTTTGAATTATTAAATATCCATGATAAGTTCTGACATAGATTATATGCCTTTTCTAAATCTGGATATCTCTGAAATAGAACTTCCGCTCTTTGAGATTGATTTTTAGTCCATTTTGAACTTGATTTGTATAGTAAATATCTGCTTCTAGCGAGTAACTGTTTGAGTGTATCTCCATTTTTAAGGAGTTCAGGGGTAAACTTCAGGGATTTACTTCTTGCTTTTTCTATAGCATCGTTTTCTAGGTCTATAGCATCCCATCTATGCTTAATTCTAATCTCTTGTAATGCATCTAGTGCTAATTTTTGAACATGGAAACGATCTATAACCAATGTCGCATTGGGGAATGATTTCTTAACTATCAGTCCCATATTTCCAGCCATATCTAAAGTTACTTCCTTAACCTTACTTCTTTGTTTTAGAGGGATTTTGCGTAGTATATTAATAACCGTTTCAGCTTTGGTTCCTTTTACCATTGCTATTATAGCTCCTGTCTTTCCTTTTGCGGATTTATTTGTTATTATGGTATATAAATCACCATTGGAGAAAGCTGTTTCGTCCAATGAAAGGTAACCCCCGATGTTTTGAGGAAATAACATCCAATTTCTTGCATGCGACTTTTGATCCCAAGATTTAAAGTCACTTAAATAATCTTTATATTGTCTTTGCATACTTCTAGGGTTTACTCCATAGAATTTAGCGACCAGAGTTGTGCAAGAAGCATTATTACTAATAGAGTTCTTTTAAAAAAGCAGCAAATTCACTAGTCATTCTAGTGCCTTTTGCTACTAATTTCCAATCCCTTGTAACCACTTTATTAGTGTCTTGATTAATCCATCTTCGTCTAGTGATATGTAAGAAAACATTCTTACCTCTTATGGGGAAATCCTGAATACTAGCTTCTGGAAAAAAACCTTTAGAGTGTAGTTTTTCATCTTTATGATCCAATGGTGCATTGTTTAGTTCTGTGAAATAAAAATGAATTTCTTCAGCTTTAACCTCATGCTTAGTTAAGTCAAAATAGGTTACTAAAACTTCTGGAAGTAATAAATTAGCAATTGATAATAGAGTGTCTGAGGACATGTATTTCTTTTATTCAAAGGTCTTCCAATTTTTTGTACTCCACAACTTTTTGTGTTGAGCCATTATATTTCGGAAGTCGAACATACTATGACGGCTTTTCTCCCTACGTGGTCTCCATTAGAAGGATTTTATACAGGAGTTTTACATGCTTCTTATAAGATAATTAACGATACCGATGTGCCTTTGGCATTAAAAGAAGAGCACTTTAATGGTTATAATATTACTAAGCAAGGCGATTATCACTTTGTAGCCGAAAACTTAACGGCTATTGCGCCAGAAGCTTATAGCCCGGAATTTTATACGTTCGCTCCGCGATTAAAAGTGGCTTTGGAAATTTTCGATATGAAAGGTGTTCAAGGTAAAAATACCAATTGGCAAGATTTCGGAGAATGGGTGCATGAGAGTCTGCTTTCCGACACTCAAGAACTGCCAGAAGAAGTAAAGAAGACCATAATATCGCTCACCGAAAATGCAACTACCAACGAAGAAAAGGCAAGAATTGTTTACGATTATCTTCAAAACAAGGTTAGATATATTAGTGTTCAAGTTGGTATAGGAGGATGGAAACCCATGTTGGCCAAAGATGTAGACCGTTTAAGTTATGGCGATTGTAAAGCGCTTTCAAACTATACACATGCCTTATTAAATGTTGTTGGTGTGCCATCTTATTACACGTGTATATATGGAGGAGAAGAAATTCAAAATATAGATAAGGATTTTTCAAGTACTCAGGGAAATCATGCCATTTTAGCGATTCCAACAGCAGATGATTTTATTTGGTTAGAATGTACCAGCCAAAATACACCATTTGGGTATATTGCTAATTTTACAGACGATAGGGATGCTCTGATTATTACTCCTGAAGGCGGGGAAATTGTGCATACTAAAACCTATGAAACCGAAGAGAATCTATTACATACTTTGGCAGATATTAGCATACAAGCAGACGGAAGTTTAAATGCAGATATTGTTGTAAAATCTTATGGTACACAATACCGTGGAGCGAAAGGTATAGAAGTCGAATCAGAGAAAAATCAGAAATTAAGATTTAAAGATAATTGGAGCTATATTAATGATCTAGAAATTTCGTCGTTCAATTTTAATAATGATAAACAGCTTGTAGAATTTACAGAGCATGTGTCGGTTTCTGCTAAAAAATATGCTAGTAAAACAGGGAAAAGACTATTACTAGCTCCTAATGTGTTTAATAAATTAGTCCATATTCCGCCACGATATACTAACCGAACTCTACCTATTCAAATCGATCGGGGTTTTATAGATACAGATAGCTATCAAATTCATTTAGAAGACGGATTAAACGTAGACGCCTTGCCAAACGATTCGGTTTTAGAAACCAAGTTTGGGTCGTACTATTCCTCTATAAAAAAAGATGAAAACGGTTTACTAACCTATACAAGATCTTTAACCTATAATAAAGGTATTTATCCTAAAGAAGACTATCAAGCTTTTAGGGATTTTTGGATTGCTATTTCAAAACTCGATAATGCCAAAATTGCTTTACTAACCACTAATTAAACCTATGAAATTACTACCTAACCTACTATGTATTTTAGCCATTCAAGTCTGTTTCGCACAAGATTACAGATTTGGAAAAGTATCGAAAGAAGAACTCGAAGAAACGGCTAACGCTAAAGACCCAGAAGCCCATGCAACAATTTTGTACGCTAATGAAGATGTTACGTTTAAATACGAAAAAAACAAAGGATTTACTGTTGTTACCGAAGTACAAAAACGGATAAAAATTTACGACAAAGAAGGTGTAAAATGGGCTACGGAAAGCGTAGCATTTTTCGACCCAGATAATAGTTCTAAAGGCGAAAAGTTGAAAGGACTAAAGGGCTATACTTATTCTCTAGAAAACGGAAAAATTGAAGACGTTAAATTAGATAAGGATAATGTGTTTGATGAAGCTACAAATAAATATTGGAAGCAAGTTAAATTTACGATGCCTAATATTTCCGACGGGTGTATCGTAGAGTTTCAATATAGAAAAGAATCCCCATATTTGAGTATCGATAATCAAGTATTACAGTACGATATTCCCGTAAAAAAGCTAGATTTTAGAGTTTCCATTCCAGAATATTTTCATTTTAATAAATATATAAATCCGAAAGCCTCTTATTTTCCTACCATCAAGGAAAGCAAGAAAAATAGAACAGAAAGCTTGTCTAGCAAAACAAGGACTAAAGAAGGCGGTGGGTTCTCTAACGTCGTTACAACTTACGATTCCTCGCAATGGGATTTTGTAGAAACCGTTTACGAAGCCAGTTTAACCGATATTCCAGCTTTAAAACCGGAGCCATTTGTAGATAATTTAGATATTTATCGCAGCGAAATTAATTGGGAATATGCTATGTATAAAGGTCCAGACGGAGAAATTAAAAAGTATTCCACAAATTGGGAAAGTGTAACGAAAACCATTTATGAGCATGAAGATTTTGGTGGACAATTAGCCAAATCTGGATATTTTGAAGCCGATATAGATAAACTTTTAGCCAACGTTACCAATCAAGAAGAGCGTATAGATCTAGTTTATAATTTTGTAAAATCGAAAGTGGCATGGAATGAATTTTATGGTAATTACACCGAAAACGGTGTGAAAAAAGCCTATAAAGAAGGCATAGGAAATGTAGCTGATATTAATTTAATGCTAACTGCGATGTTGCGTTATGCAGGTATTTCGGCAAACCCTGTTTTGGTAAGTACTAAAAGTAATGGTGTTCCTTTATATCCTACGCGTCAGGGATTCAATTATGTAATTTCTGCCGTTGAATTAAAAGATAAACTGATATTGCTAGACGCAACCTACAAATATGCCATGCCAAATATATTACCTTCTCGAGCATTAAATTGGCAAGGTAGAATTGTTCGTGAGCATGGGAGTTCGGCTTGGGTAAGTTTGTTGGATCAGCCAATAGCAGAGGAAGCTTGTACATTACAAGTTAAATTGCAAACAGATTTAACTGCCGAGGGGCGTGTTTTAGACAAGCTAACCAATGCCAATGCTATGAATTTTAGAAGTCGATATAATAATATGGGGAACGATGAGCGACTAAGAGCGATAGAATCTGGTAAAGGTGAAATTGAAATTTCAAATTATGAGATTAAAAATATGGACAATCTTAACGAGCCTAATATTCAATATTCTTACACTTTTAAATTAAATAGTGCTGCCGAACAAATAGGCGATCAAATTTATGTGTCTCCCATGTTATTCTTTACCAATTCGGAAAATATATTTAAACAAGAAGAGCGTTTATATCCTATAGAATTTAATCATCCACGTAGTTATACCTATAAAGTATCCGTTATGTTGCCAGAAGGATATAAAGTAGAGAGTTTACCAGAAAGTGCAAGGTTTCAATTTAAGGGTGGAGAAGGCGATTTTAGCTTTATGTCCAGCAGTAACAGCAACATGGTTGCGTTTAGAGTTAATTATAGTTTAGCCAATACTTTTGTGATTACTGATGATTACGAGCATTTTAAAACATTTTTTGGGATGATGGTTGAGAAGGAAACCGAAAAAATGGTTTTAACTAAAATTAGTACTGGAGGAACAGAATAAGTCCTATTTTTTTTAAGGATTAAAATAAATAAAATAGTAGTTTTACACAGTAAAAGAAACAAGCCGTCTAGCGTTTATGTTTTTTAAAAGCCTAAATGCTAGACGGTTTTGTATTAGAGTTGCTCAATTAACCTGAGTGTGGACTAACCAGTAGTTTATAAGTAAAATTATGGGTTAGAAAAACTATAATCATTAACAACTAATTTTCTTTTTCCAGAAGATAATAACGGAATATCATCAACATATTCTATAGTTATATTTGCATCTTTACCTAAATAGCCTTTAAATTCTGAAAGGATTTCGTTTTCTTTAGTAAACTTGGCTATAGGGTTTAATTTAAAAATATAGTCTTTTTCACCTACTTGAATAAATTGATACTGTTTTAATTCATCATATTTCCACATATTAACTGTTACTATGTGAGATGTTATCGTGTTATTGTTTGTGTCAAAGATAGTATCTACTTTTCTTCCATTGATTTGAGAAATCACTGGGGCAAGTTCTTTTCCTTTTGGATTTTCAGACATCATAGCTATATCGCCATTGTCGTATCTAATAATAGGCATGCAATAATTAAATAAGTCGGTTATCACTACACGACCATATTCACCATATTTAGCAGGTTCATCATTATCTAAATTTAAAATTTCGATATAAAAACTAGCCCAATTTATATGGAATTCTTCTCCACCAGTTCTACTTTGTTGGGCAAGCATTCCATTTTCCATGTTAGAATATCTCGATAGCGTTGGGCATTCAAAATAATGTTCCATGGTATTTTTAGCATAAGACGTTAATGCTTCAGAGTTTGCAATAATAGATTTTATATTATTGCTTTTTAAAGGCTCTGCCTTTGTCTTGTCCATATATTTGCAGAGTAATTCAAATGTAGATGCAAATCCTACTAAATTTTTGTCATTTCTATCTGCTTTTATTTTTGAAATAAACATTTTAAAATCGTCATCGGTATAATTATGAATACTATACGGTACAATATTTTCTTTCCACATCTGAAATTTGCTTTTTCTATTAATATCATTCCAAACCTTCATATAATAAAGTTTGGTGCCAAGTTGGTAACCAGCCTGTTTTGCGAAATATATAACGTCTGCGGTATTTCTTAATCGTTTGTTTTTATTATGAAATAATTTAAAAGGAGTACCTGTAGAGCCACTAGTTACTACAGGGGTGTTTTTTTTATGAATATAATCTTCCGATTTAAAGTCATTATAATTATTCCTAATTATGTTTTTGTTAATTACTGGAAAATCTTTAATTGATTTAAAATTAGAGACATCTTTATAAAATGGGGTAGTTTTACAAGCATGGTTTAGTAGGTTTAGAAGCCTATTCTCTCGAGCTGTTTTCGATGCCTCAGTGTTGTAGTTTTCTAAAATAAAATTAATATCATTATAATGGTTTTTAATATGTTTGCCTTTTAACGCATCCATTAACCAAAAAGAAATTTCACGAAAGGAGTTACTCATAAAAAATATTTATTATAATTTTTTTTAGTTTTCGAAGTCATTAAGGAAATTTAATAAATTTTGTAGAAAGAAATTTATAATATAGATGAATAGCAGTATAATTCTGTTTATTAGTTGGTTATCGTATTATTTGTAGGAATTAATTTTGTGAATAACAAGAACAGAATAAGTCCTATTTTTTTTAAGGATTAAAATAAATAAAATAGTAGTTTTACACAGTAAAAGAAACAAGCCGTCTAGCGTTTATGTTTTTAAAAAGCCTAAATGCTAGACGATTTTATATAACGACAGACAAATGAATATTGAAGATGCCCAATTAGCTGTAGATTCTTGGATAAAAGAGCATGGTGTACGCTATTTTAACGAGCTAACCAATATGGCACAACTTACAGAAGAAGTAGGAGAAGTGGCTAGAATTATAGCTAGACGTTACGGTGAGCAAAGTGAAAAAGAAAGTGATAAAAATAAAGATTTAGGTGAAGAATTAGCCGATGTTGTTTTTGTGGTACTGTGTTTAGCGAACCAAACAGGAATTAATTTACAAGATGCGTTTAATAAAAAAATGGATTTAAAAACGAAACGCGATCACGATAGGCACCACAACAATAAAAAATTAAAATAATAGCATGAATATTAGTTTACAACGTTCACAGGTACTTCAAAAACCTTTAAGTGTTACTATTACGGGGTCTAAAAGTGAATCGAATAGATTACTTGTTTTACAAGCTTTATTCCCTAATATTACACTAGAAAATCTTTCAAATTCAGACGATACAGAAGTCATGCAAATGGCTTTAAAATCTACAGATGCTGTTATCGATATTCATCATGCAGGTACCACCATGCGGTTTCTTACAGCTTACTTTTCAAGTTCTGAAGGGAAATCTGTAACCTTAACGGGGTCGAAACGTATGAAAGAGCGGCCAATTAAAATTTTAGTCGATGCTTTGCGCGATCTTGGTGCCGATATTTCTTATGTTGAAAACGATGGCTATCCGCCAATACAAATTTCAGGTAAAAAACTTACCCAAAATCAAGTCACGTTAAAAGCAAATGTTAGTAGCCAATATATTTCTGCTTTAATGTTAATTGGTTCGTCTTTAGAGAATGGACTAGTACTGACTTTAGATGGAGAAATTACCTCTGTTCCGTATATTAAAATGACCTTAAATTTATTGCATCAATTAGGCATTGAAGCAGAATTTCAAGGCCAAACAATTTCTGTTCAGCCTAAAAAAGATCTTGTGGCCGGAACAGACTTTACCGTGGAAAGCGA encodes:
- a CDS encoding 3-phosphoshikimate 1-carboxyvinyltransferase, giving the protein MNISLQRSQVLQKPLSVTITGSKSESNRLLVLQALFPNITLENLSNSDDTEVMQMALKSTDAVIDIHHAGTTMRFLTAYFSSSEGKSVTLTGSKRMKERPIKILVDALRDLGADISYVENDGYPPIQISGKKLTQNQVTLKANVSSQYISALMLIGSSLENGLVLTLDGEITSVPYIKMTLNLLHQLGIEAEFQGQTISVQPKKDLVAGTDFTVESDWSSASYFFSIVALSAVGKTITLSAYKETSLQGDSVLASIYEQFGVQTTFETNTITLKKVKAVSKETVITLDLVNAPDIAQTIAVTCFGLGIACDLSGLHTLKIKETDRLEALKTELEKLGGTVFITDKSLKLEPSDNIVENVAIDTYNDHRMAMAFAPLALKTTMRVNDAEVVSKSYPEFWSDLKNIGFIINED
- a CDS encoding phenylacetate--CoA ligase family protein is translated as MSNSFREISFWLMDALKGKHIKNHYNDINFILENYNTEASKTARENRLLNLLNHACKTTPFYKDVSNFKSIKDFPVINKNIIRNNYNDFKSEDYIHKKNTPVVTSGSTGTPFKLFHNKNKRLRNTADVIYFAKQAGYQLGTKLYYMKVWNDINRKSKFQMWKENIVPYSIHNYTDDDFKMFISKIKADRNDKNLVGFASTFELLCKYMDKTKAEPLKSNNIKSIIANSEALTSYAKNTMEHYFECPTLSRYSNMENGMLAQQSRTGGEEFHINWASFYIEILNLDNDEPAKYGEYGRVVITDLFNYCMPIIRYDNGDIAMMSENPKGKELAPVISQINGRKVDTIFDTNNNTITSHIVTVNMWKYDELKQYQFIQVGEKDYIFKLNPIAKFTKENEILSEFKGYLGKDANITIEYVDDIPLLSSGKRKLVVNDYSFSNP
- a CDS encoding nucleotide pyrophosphohydrolase — translated: MNIEDAQLAVDSWIKEHGVRYFNELTNMAQLTEEVGEVARIIARRYGEQSEKESDKNKDLGEELADVVFVVLCLANQTGINLQDAFNKKMDLKTKRDHDRHHNNKKLK